The genomic window GTTCCAGGTCGTGGCCTGGGTGGGCACTGTGGTCAACTTGGCCGTCCTCTACCTGCTGCACGGACGGCTGGGCGTGTCGCTGCCGGTGGCCGGCGCGGCGGCGATCGAGGTGGCCATCGTGCACAACTTCACGTGGTACTACTTCACCACGTGGCGAGACCGCGTCGCCCCGGGCGGGCGCGATTACTTCGGCCGCCTGTTGCGCTACAATGTGGTGACGGCGTCGATCGACTTCGTGGTGACGTTGGGAATGCTCTGGGTGCTCGTGGAGTTCGCCGGGGTGCATTACCTGGTGGCGGACCTGGCGGGGATGGTGGCCGCTCCGGTGGTCAAGTTCTTCGCCAACGAGTTCCTCCTGTTCAAGAGGGTGGCGGCCGATGACAAGCGAGCAGCCGAACGCGCGGCGCGAGATCAGGACCCTGACGGGGCCGTTTGAGGCGTACGTCCTCCCGCGGATGGCGGCGGCTCTTCCCCGGCGGGTCACGCCGGACCACCTGACGCTGCTCGGCATGGTCGCGGCGGTGCTGATCGTCGCCGGCTACTGCCTCACAAACCTGAGCCCCTGGTGGATGGTCCTGGCGAACGCGGGCCTGGTGGCGCACTGGTGGGCGGACAGTCTGGACGGCACTCTGGCCCGGGTGCGGAGGATCGAGCGGGAACGCTACGGCTACTTCGTCGATCACATCTGCGACGCCCTGAGCGCCCTGCTGATCTGCACGGGGCTGGGGCTGTCGCCCTACATGGACTTCCGGGTGGCGCAGTTGCTCGTCGTGGGCTACCTGATGATGAACATCTACGTGCATGTCGCCACATACGCGGAGGGGCGGTTCAAGCTCTCCTACGGCCGCTTCGGGCCCACTGAGGTACGCCTGGCCCTGTTCGCGGTCAACGTCGTCGTGCCGTTCTGGAACCCGCCGGTCCACACGCTTCTCGGCGTGCCCCTGCGCGCGCTCGACCTGGCGGGACTGGCCGTGACGGGCATCCTGCTGGCGGTCTTCCTCGTCTGCTCAATGCGCGACGCAAGGGAACTGGACCGTCGCGACCGGGCCGCCCGTGTCGGGGGCGGCCCGGACGGCGGCCGGTCGTAGTCGCGGCGCCTCAGCCCAGTGCCTCCATCATGCGGCCGGCCGTGCCGGACGCGCCGGTGAAGTACAGCACCGAGCCGGAGAGCGCCACCCGGTCTCCGGCGATCGGTCGGCCCACGATGTCCACGCATGCGGCGCCGCTCGGGACTCGGACGGTCGTCTCCCCGGCCGCCTGCCAAAGCACCAGCACTGCCTGCTCCTCGGTCTCGAAGCCGACGCAGTAGCCGTCGTCGCCCAGGCGCCGTTCGCCGACGAACCGCCGCATCTCGCCCATCATGCGT from Candidatus Brocadiaceae bacterium includes these protein-coding regions:
- a CDS encoding GtrA family protein, coding for MGRREVIGRVIRFQVVAWVGTVVNLAVLYLLHGRLGVSLPVAGAAAIEVAIVHNFTWYYFTTWRDRVAPGGRDYFGRLLRYNVVTASIDFVVTLGMLWVLVEFAGVHYLVADLAGMVAAPVVKFFANEFLLFKRVAADDKRAAERAARDQDPDGAV
- a CDS encoding CDP-alcohol phosphatidyltransferase family protein, which produces MTSEQPNARREIRTLTGPFEAYVLPRMAAALPRRVTPDHLTLLGMVAAVLIVAGYCLTNLSPWWMVLANAGLVAHWWADSLDGTLARVRRIERERYGYFVDHICDALSALLICTGLGLSPYMDFRVAQLLVVGYLMMNIYVHVATYAEGRFKLSYGRFGPTEVRLALFAVNVVVPFWNPPVHTLLGVPLRALDLAGLAVTGILLAVFLVCSMRDARELDRRDRAARVGGGPDGGRS